A genomic segment from Deinococcus humi encodes:
- a CDS encoding YqjF family protein, which yields MSPTASSWILRMAWHDLCFMHWTVDADALARTLPRGVTLQTYGGKAYLGVVPFRMSDVAPRLVPGVPGLSHFPELNLRTYVEAGGESGVWFYSLDAAQPLAVRLARRFFHLPYFDAWMWVSRQQGVTRYASLRTHRGEPPARFAAAYRPIGAPIAAPPGGLEDWLTNRLNLYSADAHGQVYRGRIKHHAWPLRRAEAVIRENTLADALGLTLDSPPHLLHAEELRVYAHWLERVT from the coding sequence ATGTCGCCCACCGCAAGCTCCTGGATTCTGAGGATGGCCTGGCATGACCTCTGCTTCATGCACTGGACTGTGGACGCGGACGCCCTTGCCCGCACCCTGCCGCGCGGTGTGACCCTCCAGACTTACGGGGGCAAGGCGTACCTCGGCGTCGTGCCCTTCCGCATGTCGGACGTGGCCCCGCGCCTGGTGCCGGGCGTGCCGGGTCTGAGCCATTTCCCCGAACTGAACCTGCGGACCTATGTGGAGGCGGGCGGCGAGAGCGGGGTGTGGTTCTACAGCCTGGACGCCGCCCAACCACTGGCCGTGAGGCTGGCGCGGCGGTTCTTCCATCTGCCGTACTTCGACGCGTGGATGTGGGTCTCGCGCCAGCAGGGCGTCACGCGTTACGCCAGCCTGCGCACCCATCGGGGCGAGCCGCCCGCCCGCTTTGCCGCCGCCTATCGGCCCATCGGCGCCCCCATTGCCGCGCCCCCTGGGGGCCTGGAGGACTGGCTGACCAACCGCCTGAATCTGTACAGCGCCGACGCGCATGGGCAAGTGTACCGGGGCCGCATTAAGCACCACGCCTGGCCCCTGCGGCGCGCCGAGGCCGTCATCCGCGAGAACACGCTGGCCGATGCGCTGGGCCTCACTCTGGACAGTCCGCCTCATCTGCTCCACGCCGAGGAGTTGCGGGTCTACGCCCACTGGCTGGAGCGGGTGACGTAA
- a CDS encoding nitroreductase family protein: MISSSSSAPPPPVIEGMLRRRTTNGPFRPDPVSREHQHLLMRVAQAAPSHFNSQPWRFVLIENPQTIARVAELAGQSMTELIEAGLFFERYRRYFRFSQAEMEEKRDGIHIDHLPGPLKPFTRQVFSDAGLKMMRQLGVPRKLGEDNRKLVAGSPLLLAALLDKTEYRPGELSGFYSVFGLGAAIENIWNAVGSLDMGIQFVSTPAEIPRHWQAVKELLAVPDDLELMALYRLGYLPQEHSRPTIDWSSRHRKRLEQFVSRESCAVPEVETA, translated from the coding sequence ATGATCTCTTCGTCCTCTTCTGCCCCGCCGCCCCCGGTGATCGAGGGCATGCTGCGGCGGCGCACCACCAACGGCCCCTTTCGCCCCGATCCGGTCAGCCGTGAACACCAGCATCTGCTGATGCGCGTGGCGCAGGCCGCGCCCAGTCACTTCAACTCCCAGCCGTGGCGCTTCGTGCTGATCGAGAACCCCCAGACCATCGCCCGGGTGGCCGAACTGGCGGGCCAGAGCATGACCGAATTGATCGAGGCCGGGCTGTTCTTCGAGCGTTACCGCCGCTATTTCCGCTTCTCGCAGGCGGAGATGGAGGAAAAGCGCGACGGCATCCACATCGATCACCTGCCGGGGCCTCTCAAACCCTTTACCCGTCAGGTGTTCAGCGACGCGGGCCTCAAGATGATGCGCCAGCTGGGCGTCCCCAGAAAACTGGGCGAGGACAACCGCAAGCTGGTGGCCGGCAGCCCGCTGCTACTGGCCGCGCTGCTGGACAAGACCGAATACCGTCCTGGCGAGCTTTCGGGGTTTTACAGCGTGTTCGGGCTGGGCGCGGCCATTGAGAACATCTGGAACGCCGTGGGTTCGCTGGACATGGGCATCCAGTTCGTCAGCACACCCGCCGAGATTCCGCGCCACTGGCAGGCAGTCAAGGAGTTGCTGGCCGTGCCGGACGATCTGGAATTGATGGCCCTGTACCGTCTGGGGTATCTGCCCCAGGAGCACAGTCGCCCCACCATTGACTGGAGCAGCCGCCACCGCAAACGCCTGGAGCAGTTCGTGTCCCGCGAAAGCTGTGCGGTGCCAGAGGTGGAAACGGCCTGA
- a CDS encoding aldo/keto reductase, with protein sequence MTDKSTTTEQPSAANSGTFQIGGDLSVNRLGFGAMRITGDGIWGDPADPEGAMETLRHLPELGVNLIDTADSYGPAVSEELIREALHPYDTVVIATKAGLTRTGPNVWTPVGRPEYLKQQAYISRRRLGVDRIDLWQLHRIDPNVPRDEQFGAIRELMDEGVIRHAGLSEVSVEEIEAAREVFPVSTVQNLYNLVNRKSEDVLDYCERENIGFLPWFPLAAGNLAKEGSVLDEVARRLNATPSQVALAWVLKRSPVMLPIPGTGKLRHLEENVAAASLTLTDEDFRKLDEVGQAEWEKNQK encoded by the coding sequence ATGACCGACAAATCAACCACCACCGAACAACCCAGCGCGGCCAACAGCGGCACTTTCCAGATCGGCGGTGACCTGAGCGTCAATCGCCTGGGCTTTGGCGCCATGCGGATCACCGGCGACGGCATCTGGGGCGATCCCGCCGACCCCGAGGGCGCGATGGAGACCCTGCGGCACCTGCCCGAACTGGGCGTGAACCTGATCGATACCGCCGACAGCTACGGCCCTGCGGTCAGCGAGGAACTGATCCGCGAGGCGCTGCATCCCTATGACACGGTGGTCATCGCCACCAAGGCCGGGCTGACCCGCACCGGCCCCAACGTCTGGACGCCGGTGGGCCGCCCGGAGTACCTCAAGCAGCAGGCATACATCTCGCGCCGCCGCCTGGGCGTGGACCGGATTGACCTGTGGCAGCTGCACCGCATTGACCCCAACGTGCCGCGTGACGAGCAGTTTGGGGCCATCCGCGAGCTGATGGACGAGGGCGTCATTCGCCACGCTGGACTCTCGGAAGTGAGTGTGGAGGAAATCGAGGCCGCCCGCGAGGTCTTTCCGGTGTCCACCGTCCAGAACCTCTACAACCTTGTCAACCGCAAATCCGAGGACGTGCTGGACTACTGCGAGCGCGAGAACATCGGCTTTCTGCCGTGGTTCCCGCTGGCGGCGGGCAATCTTGCCAAGGAAGGCAGCGTGCTGGACGAGGTGGCCAGGCGCTTGAACGCGACGCCCTCGCAGGTGGCGCTGGCCTGGGTGCTGAAGCGCAGCCCCGTCATGCTGCCCATTCCCGGCACCGGCAAGCTGCGCCACCTGGAGGAAAACGTGGCCGCGGCCAGCCTGACCCTGACCGACGAGGATTTCAGGAAGCTCGACGAGGTGGGGCAGGCCGAGTGGGAGAAGAACCAGAAGTAG
- a CDS encoding type III polyketide synthase, with protein sequence MSSAASLPVLRSLVTGTPPYRVPQREIQAAARTLFPRMAARPHLLDVFSNAQISSRALARPLEWYLQPRGFGEKNAVFIEEARALITRLGAEALARAELRPADVDAVIVVNTSGLSTPSLDAWLIESLGLNRQAVRLPIWGLGCAGGAAGLARAADLVRAGFRRVLYVAVELCSLTLVKGDESKSNFVGTALFADGGAALVVTAPDVPGPTALLSLHGAYSTLIEKSEDIMGWDVVDEGLKVRFSRDIPTLVRGMMRENVAGALASHSWMREDVNTFVVHPGGVKVLAAYEEALSLPPGALNSSRKVLCHHGNMSSATVLFVLEETLKAGAQGRVILSAMGPGFSAEHVLMEL encoded by the coding sequence ATGAGTTCTGCCGCCTCACTGCCCGTTCTGCGTTCCCTGGTGACCGGGACACCCCCGTACCGCGTTCCCCAGAGAGAGATTCAGGCTGCCGCACGCACCCTGTTTCCCCGCATGGCGGCGCGCCCCCATCTGCTGGACGTGTTCAGCAACGCGCAGATCAGCTCGCGTGCGCTGGCCCGTCCACTGGAGTGGTATCTGCAGCCACGCGGCTTCGGTGAGAAGAACGCGGTGTTCATCGAGGAAGCCCGCGCACTGATCACCCGCCTGGGAGCGGAGGCGCTGGCGCGGGCCGAGCTTCGGCCAGCAGACGTTGACGCGGTGATCGTGGTCAACACCAGCGGCCTCAGCACGCCCAGCCTGGACGCGTGGCTGATCGAATCGCTGGGCTTGAACCGTCAGGCTGTGCGGCTGCCGATCTGGGGCCTGGGGTGTGCGGGCGGCGCGGCGGGGCTGGCGCGGGCCGCCGATTTGGTGCGCGCAGGTTTCCGGAGGGTGCTGTATGTGGCGGTGGAACTGTGCAGCCTGACGCTGGTCAAGGGGGACGAGTCCAAGAGCAATTTTGTGGGCACGGCCCTGTTCGCCGATGGCGGCGCAGCCCTGGTCGTCACGGCTCCGGACGTGCCCGGCCCAACGGCGCTTCTGTCCCTGCACGGCGCGTACAGCACCCTGATTGAGAAGAGCGAGGACATCATGGGCTGGGACGTGGTGGATGAAGGTCTGAAAGTGCGTTTCAGCCGTGATATTCCCACCCTGGTACGCGGCATGATGCGGGAAAACGTGGCTGGTGCGCTCGCCAGCCACAGCTGGATGCGGGAGGACGTGAACACGTTCGTGGTCCACCCGGGCGGCGTCAAGGTGCTGGCCGCTTACGAGGAAGCCCTGAGCCTCCCGCCGGGTGCCCTGAACAGCAGCCGCAAGGTGCTGTGCCATCACGGCAACATGAGCAGCGCCACCGTTCTGTTCGTGCTGGAAGAAACGCTGAAGGCCGGAGCGCAGGGCAGGGTGATCCTGAGCGCAATGGGGCCAGGCTTCAGTGCGGAACATGTGCTCATGGAATTGTAA
- a CDS encoding heavy metal translocating P-type ATPase — protein sequence MTTPHSATSTRLATATRQPRFNLSPELRFAIVMTGLTLLGLLVGAADQSLINNSFVMWAGYLVAYLAGGIPAGREALRSLFVERKLDVDLLMVVAALGAASIGQAADGAILLFLFSLSNTLQDWAMGRTKHAISALMDLNPAGATVRRDGRERWCELGEIQIGDVLVLKPGERIAADARVTLGQTAVDESPITGESLPIDKAVGAELASGTVNLNGSVEAEVLRPAGDSTLARLVALMEQAQTAKSRTETVTERWKSPYATAVLVLVPLVFVLLRYGFKLSVDDSWYRAMTFMVVASPCAVVISTPAVMLSAMAAAARGGVLFKSSAALDALARVKTVAFDKTGTLTQARMTVARVVADDELGVLALAAGLERHSEHPIAQAVVTAARARSAAPIPVRNAQAIPGMGIEAEVDSGERGSVERVWAGNLRLMEREGARLTPVQDTALRELNAAGSSTVIVGRGQRVVAVMGVSDTLRPGIADAIAGLRKAGVAHQVMLTGDRAEVARAVAHETGLSEYRAELLPEDKLRIMSELPGPLAMVGDGVNDAPALARADLGIAVASGTDVAIESADVVLMKNDLGKLAGAVRLARDARRTVFMNLAFAFGVILIIAPLAVAGHIPLPLGVVAHEGGTVFVVFMGLRLLGHRL from the coding sequence ATGACCACCCCCCATTCAGCCACGTCCACTCGTCTTGCCACGGCCACCCGCCAGCCCCGGTTCAATCTTTCCCCTGAACTGCGCTTCGCCATCGTCATGACCGGTCTGACCTTGCTGGGCCTGCTGGTGGGCGCAGCGGACCAGTCCCTGATCAACAATTCCTTCGTGATGTGGGCCGGCTACCTCGTCGCCTACCTGGCCGGGGGCATCCCTGCCGGGCGCGAGGCCCTGCGCAGCCTGTTCGTGGAAAGAAAGCTGGACGTGGACCTGCTGATGGTGGTGGCGGCACTGGGCGCGGCGAGCATCGGGCAGGCGGCGGACGGCGCGATCCTGCTGTTCCTGTTCTCCCTGAGCAACACCCTGCAGGACTGGGCGATGGGCCGCACCAAACACGCCATCAGCGCCTTGATGGACCTGAATCCGGCAGGCGCAACGGTGCGCCGCGACGGGCGCGAGCGCTGGTGCGAGCTGGGTGAGATCCAGATCGGCGACGTGCTGGTGCTCAAGCCCGGCGAACGCATTGCCGCTGACGCGCGGGTGACCCTGGGGCAAACGGCGGTGGACGAGTCGCCCATCACCGGGGAGAGCCTGCCCATCGACAAGGCGGTGGGCGCGGAACTGGCCTCCGGCACCGTCAACCTGAACGGCAGCGTGGAGGCGGAGGTGCTTCGTCCGGCGGGAGACAGCACCCTGGCCCGCCTGGTGGCCCTGATGGAACAGGCGCAGACTGCCAAGAGCCGCACTGAGACCGTTACCGAGCGCTGGAAGAGCCCCTACGCCACCGCCGTGCTGGTGCTGGTGCCCCTGGTGTTCGTGCTGCTGCGCTACGGCTTCAAGCTGTCGGTGGACGACTCGTGGTACCGCGCCATGACCTTCATGGTGGTGGCCAGTCCCTGCGCGGTGGTCATCAGCACGCCCGCCGTGATGCTCAGCGCGATGGCGGCGGCGGCGCGTGGCGGGGTGCTGTTCAAGAGCAGCGCGGCGCTGGACGCCCTGGCCCGCGTGAAGACGGTGGCCTTCGACAAGACCGGCACGCTGACCCAGGCGAGGATGACCGTGGCCCGCGTGGTGGCCGACGACGAACTGGGGGTGCTGGCCCTGGCCGCCGGGCTGGAACGCCACAGCGAGCATCCCATCGCGCAGGCGGTGGTCACGGCGGCGCGGGCACGGAGCGCTGCCCCCATCCCCGTTCGTAACGCGCAGGCCATCCCAGGCATGGGCATCGAGGCCGAGGTGGACAGCGGCGAGCGCGGCAGTGTTGAGCGGGTCTGGGCCGGCAACCTCCGCCTGATGGAACGGGAGGGGGCCCGCCTGACGCCCGTTCAGGACACGGCACTGCGCGAGCTGAATGCCGCGGGCAGCAGCACTGTGATCGTGGGCAGGGGCCAGCGGGTGGTGGCCGTCATGGGTGTGTCCGACACCCTGCGCCCTGGCATTGCCGACGCCATCGCGGGCCTGCGGAAGGCGGGCGTGGCCCATCAGGTGATGCTGACCGGAGACCGGGCCGAGGTGGCCCGGGCCGTGGCCCACGAGACCGGCCTGAGCGAGTACCGCGCCGAACTGCTGCCGGAGGACAAGCTGCGGATCATGAGCGAGCTGCCCGGCCCGCTGGCGATGGTGGGCGACGGCGTGAACGACGCCCCGGCCCTGGCCCGCGCCGATCTGGGCATTGCCGTGGCGAGCGGCACCGACGTGGCGATTGAAAGCGCCGACGTGGTCCTGATGAAAAACGATCTGGGCAAGCTGGCCGGGGCCGTGAGGCTGGCCAGGGACGCCCGCCGCACCGTGTTCATGAACCTGGCCTTCGCCTTCGGGGTTATTTTGATCATCGCGCCGCTGGCCGTGGCCGGGCATATTCCGCTGCCGCTGGGCGTGGTGGCACACGAGGGTGGCACGGTCTTTGTGGTGTTCATGGGGCTGCGGTTGCTGGGACACCGACTGTAA
- a CDS encoding DUF2259 domain-containing protein, whose product MGRLLTLTLAAAVTWAAANERVGIDQVRFSTHSARVMVLSSGVRDGSGFGTASLKVFSTVTGAQLYSRQQTTDAAPNTLRWKLLVTPPTPVTLAAYGLTPGAVSSAKYDKVYPQPFPQWSDGLGAGQVGTTPVALWSVPVPIKLRVYALPSTCPYGDLLGPGDVPAGFSLTVNTQTIHRDVTLPADRQCAARYSLERVDVRGNRVLVTVRAYGPGFEGPDATPIFIAATLN is encoded by the coding sequence ATGGGACGATTGCTGACGCTGACCCTGGCTGCTGCCGTCACCTGGGCGGCGGCCAACGAGCGGGTTGGGATTGATCAGGTGCGTTTCTCCACCCACTCGGCGCGCGTCATGGTGTTGAGTTCAGGGGTGCGGGACGGCTCCGGCTTCGGGACGGCCAGCCTGAAGGTGTTCAGCACGGTGACAGGCGCGCAGCTCTACAGCCGCCAGCAGACGACGGACGCCGCACCCAACACGCTGCGCTGGAAGCTGCTGGTGACGCCGCCCACCCCGGTCACCCTAGCAGCGTATGGACTGACGCCTGGAGCGGTCTCTTCCGCGAAGTACGACAAGGTCTACCCCCAGCCCTTCCCGCAGTGGAGCGACGGTCTGGGAGCGGGGCAGGTCGGTACCACGCCGGTGGCGCTGTGGTCCGTGCCAGTGCCGATCAAACTCCGCGTGTATGCCCTGCCCTCCACCTGCCCGTACGGCGATCTGCTGGGGCCGGGGGACGTGCCTGCCGGGTTCAGCCTGACCGTGAACACCCAGACCATTCACCGTGACGTGACCCTGCCCGCAGACCGCCAGTGCGCCGCCCGTTACTCGCTGGAGCGCGTGGACGTGCGCGGCAACCGGGTGTTGGTCACCGTGCGCGCCTACGGGCCGGGTTTCGAGGGGCCGGACGCTACCCCCATCTTCATTGCGGCGACGCTGAACTAA
- a CDS encoding VOC family protein gives MNPSPSGSISPVQGLHHVTVMASDPQRNIDFYTRVLGQRMVKVTVNFDDPGTYHLYYGDRTGQPGTIMTHFPWPDARRGVRGNGEVVATAYSAPTASYDFWLGRLTGLGLEVRGSQRFGHKVLTVDDPDGTWVELVFEDGAPVEDWPGSPVPHEHALRGFHSVTGWVRDTGAVRELLVGQLGLTEVGTEDDAQGPRTRFRGSGDDDGGTGVGLYVDVVERPTGARGSFGAGSVHHVALRTRDDEQQAAYLGQLTAAGYRPTPVQDRQYFHSIYFREGNGILFEIATDAPGFPDDEPVDELGKHLRLPTWYEARRPTIEAHLPRIVSPEYGVTLGTRNLETAPAGVEETPASGIQVFTAGRPLGQARVAAILLHGRGASAQDILSLETELNLSAFTYLAPQAEGNSWYPQSFLAPVEQNQPQLDAALATIDALLAELEAQGIGAQNVVLGGFSQGACLALEYASRNRARLGGVVALSGALITLGETGDLGGLPVFMGNAPDDAHIPLDRFQASAELLRSRGAAVDARVFPGLGHAINAEELDAMRALMQGVAGQV, from the coding sequence ATGAACCCTTCCCCCTCCGGCTCCATTTCCCCGGTGCAGGGCCTGCACCACGTCACGGTGATGGCCAGCGATCCGCAACGCAATATTGACTTCTACACCCGCGTGCTGGGGCAGCGCATGGTCAAGGTGACGGTGAATTTTGATGATCCTGGCACCTATCACCTGTACTACGGCGACCGCACCGGACAGCCGGGCACGATCATGACCCATTTTCCCTGGCCTGATGCCAGGCGCGGCGTGCGCGGCAACGGCGAGGTGGTGGCAACGGCTTATAGCGCGCCCACTGCCTCCTACGACTTCTGGCTGGGCCGCCTGACCGGGCTGGGGTTGGAAGTCCGCGGGAGCCAGCGCTTCGGGCACAAGGTGCTCACCGTGGATGACCCGGACGGAACATGGGTGGAACTGGTGTTCGAGGACGGCGCGCCCGTCGAGGACTGGCCCGGTTCTCCGGTTCCCCACGAGCACGCGCTGCGCGGCTTCCACTCGGTCACCGGCTGGGTGCGCGACACCGGGGCCGTGCGCGAGTTGCTGGTGGGGCAGCTAGGCCTCACGGAGGTCGGTACGGAGGACGACGCCCAGGGACCGCGCACCCGCTTCCGGGGCAGCGGCGATGACGACGGGGGCACGGGCGTGGGCCTCTACGTGGACGTGGTGGAACGGCCCACCGGGGCACGTGGCTCATTCGGGGCAGGCAGCGTGCATCACGTCGCGCTGAGGACCCGTGATGACGAGCAACAGGCAGCGTACCTGGGGCAACTGACGGCGGCAGGCTACCGCCCCACACCCGTCCAGGACCGCCAGTACTTTCATAGCATTTACTTCCGTGAGGGCAATGGCATTCTGTTCGAGATCGCCACCGACGCCCCCGGCTTCCCCGACGACGAGCCTGTGGACGAGCTGGGCAAGCACCTGCGGCTGCCCACGTGGTACGAGGCCCGCCGCCCGACCATTGAGGCCCACCTGCCGCGCATCGTCAGCCCCGAATACGGCGTGACGCTGGGGACGCGCAACCTGGAAACGGCTCCGGCAGGAGTGGAAGAAACACCAGCCTCGGGCATTCAGGTCTTCACCGCCGGACGCCCGTTGGGACAGGCACGCGTGGCGGCCATCCTGCTGCATGGGCGGGGGGCGTCGGCGCAGGACATCCTGTCGCTGGAAACAGAATTGAACCTGAGCGCCTTTACCTACCTGGCCCCGCAAGCCGAGGGGAACAGCTGGTATCCACAGTCCTTTCTGGCGCCAGTGGAACAGAACCAGCCGCAGCTGGACGCCGCGCTGGCGACGATAGACGCCCTGCTGGCCGAATTGGAAGCTCAGGGCATCGGGGCGCAGAACGTGGTGCTGGGCGGCTTCAGCCAGGGCGCCTGCCTGGCGCTGGAATACGCCAGCCGCAACCGGGCGAGGTTAGGCGGGGTGGTGGCCCTCAGCGGCGCGCTGATCACGCTGGGCGAGACGGGCGATCTGGGTGGCCTGCCAGTCTTCATGGGCAATGCCCCGGACGACGCCCACATTCCGCTGGACCGTTTTCAGGCCAGCGCGGAGTTGCTGCGTTCACGCGGCGCGGCGGTGGACGCCCGTGTGTTCCCTGGCCTGGGACACGCCATCAATGCCGAGGAACTGGACGCCATGCGGGCGCTGATGCAAGGGGTTGCGGGGCAGGTGTAG
- a CDS encoding sulfite exporter TauE/SafE family protein, which translates to MISAVTLAVIGVGLLAGVLGAILGLGGGVVVVPALEFVLPRFGQEITIGQAVAISQIGVLAVGLSGAAAYLQRGLVRARTGYLLSPYTIVGGAVGSFLGLVLPAQAVATVFAALLLYSAYNLLRGLKRVEVEREPSRMVPPAMTFAGIMSGLLGIGGGTVQVPVLNLMAGLPIRQAIATSTFIMGLTAVGNALVYQAGGLLDLRLAAGVALGVLIGARAGAGLQSRIPADRLKLVFSLLLIFTAVQLLWKYWGNA; encoded by the coding sequence ATGATTTCTGCCGTGACGCTGGCTGTGATCGGCGTGGGCCTGCTGGCCGGGGTGCTGGGCGCAATTCTGGGCCTGGGCGGCGGCGTGGTGGTGGTTCCCGCACTGGAATTTGTACTGCCGCGCTTCGGGCAGGAGATCACCATCGGGCAGGCGGTGGCCATCAGTCAGATCGGGGTGCTGGCAGTGGGCCTCAGTGGGGCCGCCGCGTACTTGCAACGAGGTCTAGTACGCGCCCGCACCGGCTACCTGCTCTCGCCATACACCATCGTGGGCGGGGCAGTGGGCAGTTTCCTGGGGCTGGTGCTGCCCGCACAAGCCGTGGCTACCGTGTTCGCCGCGCTGCTGCTGTACTCAGCCTACAACCTGTTGCGCGGCCTCAAGCGGGTGGAAGTCGAACGCGAACCCAGCCGCATGGTGCCCCCTGCCATGACCTTCGCCGGAATCATGAGCGGTCTGCTGGGCATCGGCGGCGGCACGGTGCAGGTGCCCGTCCTGAATCTGATGGCGGGCCTGCCGATCCGTCAGGCGATTGCCACCAGCACCTTCATCATGGGCCTGACCGCCGTGGGCAACGCGCTGGTCTATCAGGCGGGGGGACTGCTGGATCTACGTCTGGCCGCCGGTGTCGCGCTGGGCGTGCTGATCGGCGCGCGGGCGGGGGCTGGCCTGCAAAGCCGTATTCCGGCAGACCGCCTGAAACTGGTGTTCAGTCTGCTGCTGATCTTTACCGCTGTGCAATTGCTGTGGAAATACTGGGGTAACGCATGA
- a CDS encoding Ig-like domain-containing protein, translated as MKKLFLPLIGSALLLAACGGSPQPASDLTAPTVTLTASQSGTTVNLSATAADNVGVTKVEFYRGSTLVNTDSTSPYTTADTVSTANNGNVTYTAKVYDAAGNVGQDSKTIAVNVTPSGETLYQGVWGWGIGNATTGELIDNGVVVFDDEVVNQGRTVATGAYVNLVAGSDQPGDRLGFALLGPISAAGKLETGFTLNTSGDDKIYFVGADDNDALELYEGSLAFEGVGAIFTASNQPGQQVEVILIQVSDTVPSGATWEAFKVRAKTLAATALKASFKEGHAASRTTNQVTPGLFDVAQHIFQISR; from the coding sequence GTGAAGAAACTTTTTCTGCCCTTGATCGGCTCTGCCCTGTTGCTCGCCGCCTGCGGCGGCAGTCCCCAGCCGGCCAGCGATCTCACTGCCCCCACCGTCACCCTGACCGCTTCGCAGAGCGGCACGACGGTTAATCTAAGCGCCACCGCCGCCGACAACGTGGGCGTGACCAAAGTGGAATTCTACCGCGGCAGCACGCTGGTGAATACCGATAGCACTTCGCCGTACACCACCGCCGATACAGTCAGTACGGCGAACAACGGCAACGTCACTTACACTGCCAAGGTTTACGACGCTGCCGGAAACGTAGGGCAGGACAGCAAGACGATCGCGGTGAATGTCACTCCATCCGGCGAGACGCTGTATCAGGGGGTCTGGGGCTGGGGGATCGGTAACGCAACCACTGGAGAACTCATCGATAACGGCGTGGTGGTCTTCGATGACGAGGTGGTCAATCAGGGGCGAACCGTGGCTACTGGCGCGTATGTCAACCTAGTTGCCGGCTCTGATCAGCCTGGCGACAGGTTGGGCTTTGCATTGCTCGGTCCCATCTCAGCGGCAGGCAAGCTCGAGACAGGCTTCACGCTGAACACCAGCGGGGACGACAAAATCTACTTTGTCGGCGCGGACGACAATGACGCGCTGGAACTGTACGAGGGAAGCCTTGCCTTTGAGGGTGTGGGGGCCATTTTCACTGCCAGCAACCAGCCTGGACAGCAGGTGGAGGTGATCCTGATTCAGGTCAGCGACACCGTTCCCTCCGGGGCGACGTGGGAAGCCTTCAAGGTCAGGGCCAAGACCCTGGCCGCCACCGCTCTGAAGGCTTCGTTTAAAGAAGGTCATGCCGCCAGCCGGACAACAAATCAGGTAACGCCCGGCCTGTTCGACGTGGCGCAGCACATCTTCCAAATCAGCCGCTAG
- the nadE gene encoding ammonia-dependent NAD(+) synthetase: MTRTDPASLRERIRRELHVQPEIDPAAEIERRVAFLADYLQSTPASGFVLGISGGQDSTLAGRLCQLAAERLREAGQETTFTAVRLPYGVQADEADAQLALKFIHPDRCLTVNIKAAADASAEAARAATGETLRDFVRGNIKARERMVAQYALAGQEGLLVVGTDHAAEAITGFYTKYGDGGVDVTPLTGLSKRQGAQLLQHLGAPEHTWRKVPTADLEDDRPSLPDEVALGLTYPQIDDYLEGHEVAPEVAQRLERMYLNTRHKRAMPAAPQDGWWRAED; encoded by the coding sequence ATGACCAGGACGGATCCCGCCTCCTTACGTGAGCGCATTCGCCGCGAATTGCACGTGCAGCCCGAGATCGATCCGGCTGCGGAAATTGAGCGGCGCGTGGCCTTCCTGGCCGACTACCTGCAAAGCACGCCCGCATCCGGTTTCGTGCTGGGCATCAGCGGTGGGCAGGACAGCACGCTGGCCGGGCGACTGTGTCAGCTGGCTGCCGAGCGGCTGCGGGAGGCGGGGCAGGAGACAACGTTCACCGCGGTGCGCCTGCCCTACGGCGTGCAGGCCGATGAGGCCGACGCTCAACTCGCGCTGAAATTTATCCATCCGGACCGCTGCCTGACCGTGAACATCAAGGCGGCGGCAGACGCCAGCGCGGAAGCCGCCCGCGCCGCCACCGGGGAAACCCTGCGGGACTTCGTGCGAGGCAACATCAAGGCGCGCGAACGCATGGTGGCCCAGTACGCGCTGGCCGGACAGGAAGGGTTGCTCGTGGTAGGCACCGATCACGCCGCCGAGGCCATCACCGGCTTCTACACCAAGTACGGCGACGGCGGCGTGGACGTGACCCCGTTAACCGGCCTGAGCAAACGTCAGGGCGCGCAGCTCCTGCAGCATCTGGGTGCGCCGGAACACACCTGGCGCAAGGTGCCCACGGCCGATCTGGAAGATGACCGCCCCAGTCTGCCTGACGAGGTGGCCCTGGGCCTGACCTACCCCCAGATCGACGACTACCTGGAGGGCCACGAGGTGGCCCCGGAGGTAGCCCAGCGTCTGGAACGAATGTACCTGAACACCCGCCACAAACGGGCCATGCCGGCGGCACCGCAGGACGGATGGTGGCGCGCGGAAGACTAG